The Doryrhamphus excisus isolate RoL2022-K1 chromosome 1, RoL_Dexc_1.0, whole genome shotgun sequence genome includes a window with the following:
- the exosc1 gene encoding exosome complex component CSL4 gives MSPMKLCVPGDKLCSVEDCTPGTGVYLRHGYIYSSLAGYVLKKNEGEELPVISVVRETETQLLPDVGAIVTCKVTSINPRFAKVHILYVGSTPLKDRFRGTIRKEDVRATEKDKVETYKCFRPGDIVLAKVISLGDVQSNYLLTTAENELGVVVAHSEAGAQMVPISWCEMQCPLTHAKEFRKVARVQPEFLQA, from the exons GTGACAAACTGTGCAGTGTCGAAGACTGCACCCCCGGCACAGGCGTATACCTGCGGCATGGATATATCTACTCCTCACTTGCAGGCTATGTGCTCAAGAAGAACGAAGGAGAGGAG TTGCCAGTCATCTCTGTTGTGAGAGAAACTGAAACCCAGCTACTGCCTGATGTAGGAGCCATAGTCACATGTAAG GTAACAAGCATCAACCCCAGGTTCGCTAAGGTCCACATCCTTTATGTTGGCTCCACGCCGCTGAAAGACCGCTTCAGGGGAACTATCAG AAAAGAAGACGTGCGAGCAACAGAGAAAGACAAG GTAGAGACGTATAAATGTTTTAGACCTGGAGATATTGTCCTGGCCAAAGTG ATCTCACTGGGCGATGTGCAGTCCAACTACCTGCTGACTACAGCTGAGAATGAGCTGGGTGTCGTGGTGGCCCACAGCGAAGCGG GTGCACAGATGGTTCCCATCAGCTGGTGTGAGATGCAATGTCCACTGACGCATGCCAAAGAATTCCGCAAAGTGGCAAGAGTCCAGCCAGAGTTTCTGCAGGCCTGA